A window of Paenibacillus polygoni contains these coding sequences:
- a CDS encoding GDSL-type esterase/lipase family protein codes for MVYRYLALGDSLTVGIGSLFGSGFVPLYQKRLEYHLRSTVLVSNQGINGLTSQRLLSMVKYNQYLRNLIVHADIITISIGGNDLIQAARSTRWNLSSPLFTQTLDVCEHNMREILSQIQSLKKDSPYFIRLVGLYNPLSKNEAAYHWVKQYNDFLTSLDSHKIATAQLLYAFQGRERELLFLDKVHPSSKGYRVIESQLDRTGYAPLLQMEKPYTLRKKKK; via the coding sequence ATGGTGTACCGTTATCTGGCACTTGGCGATTCACTGACGGTAGGGATTGGCTCTTTATTCGGAAGCGGGTTTGTACCACTCTATCAAAAAAGACTGGAGTATCATTTACGAAGTACGGTTCTTGTAAGCAACCAGGGAATCAATGGACTCACCTCCCAAAGACTTCTATCCATGGTAAAATACAATCAGTACTTGCGCAATCTCATTGTACATGCTGATATTATTACGATCTCTATTGGCGGGAATGATCTGATTCAGGCAGCTCGTTCAACGAGGTGGAATCTGAGTTCTCCATTATTCACTCAGACTTTGGACGTATGTGAGCACAATATGAGAGAGATTCTTTCCCAGATTCAATCTTTAAAAAAGGATTCACCTTACTTTATTCGGCTCGTTGGACTGTATAATCCGCTGTCTAAGAATGAGGCTGCCTATCATTGGGTGAAACAATATAATGATTTTCTTACAAGTCTAGATAGTCATAAAATAGCTACAGCCCAGCTTCTTTACGCTTTTCAGGGAAGAGAAAGGGAATTATTATTTTTGGATAAGGTCCATCCAAGCAGTAAAGGATATCGGGTTATCGAATCACAGCTGGATCGTACAGGTTATGCTCCGCTGTTACAGATGGAGAAGCCTTACACCTTACGCAAAAAGAAGAAATAA
- a CDS encoding phosphotransferase has product METSNKPSITREEEVRVRRMLKNYVEDSSGTELESCIIERLTGGMNNSTYLIHLKEKRYVLRNYNCHQDADKVKYEHAILKSLAIHKQKFVYPQLVPTLEDTTFTLQEGKIGALFHYQKGSNAVRMGPNQYLQLGQKAGQLTLALSRITVPLAPVYPPYYRLDLAYPEISPATFLRFLQQPDSSFQSLHQETNEIAEAIEELFTKTRGGLEDLPHQLVHGDLNASNILVNEDGDITTILDFEFATWDLRVMELAVPLSDLITGMILDENDNTQAEEERWNNLQALISGYASEVSLLPEEKDMIPSLVLLRRVDVVMHFLARYHKGIDPADIVRDQLQKLISCVRWLALHQTRVRQWL; this is encoded by the coding sequence ATGGAAACATCGAACAAGCCCTCTATCACTAGAGAAGAAGAAGTACGCGTTCGCCGTATGCTTAAGAATTATGTTGAAGACTCATCAGGAACAGAATTAGAGAGTTGTATCATTGAGCGGTTAACGGGAGGAATGAACAACTCTACGTACTTGATTCATCTGAAAGAGAAACGATATGTACTGCGTAATTACAATTGTCATCAGGATGCTGATAAGGTTAAGTATGAACATGCTATTCTGAAGAGTCTTGCAATACATAAGCAAAAGTTTGTTTACCCGCAGCTGGTACCAACATTGGAAGATACGACATTTACTCTTCAGGAAGGGAAAATCGGGGCCTTATTTCACTATCAAAAAGGGAGTAATGCGGTACGAATGGGGCCGAATCAATACCTTCAATTGGGACAAAAAGCGGGCCAGCTTACACTCGCATTGTCCCGGATAACGGTGCCTTTAGCGCCTGTGTATCCACCTTACTACAGATTGGATCTGGCTTATCCGGAAATTTCGCCAGCAACGTTCCTTCGTTTTCTACAGCAACCTGACTCGTCTTTTCAGTCCCTGCATCAAGAAACCAACGAAATCGCAGAAGCCATTGAAGAGCTGTTTACCAAGACTCGCGGGGGACTCGAAGATCTTCCTCACCAACTCGTACATGGAGATCTGAATGCTTCGAATATTTTAGTCAATGAAGATGGGGATATAACCACAATCCTTGATTTTGAGTTTGCTACTTGGGATCTTCGTGTGATGGAACTCGCTGTTCCTCTTTCCGATCTCATCACTGGCATGATTTTGGATGAGAACGATAACACACAAGCAGAAGAGGAGAGGTGGAACAATCTTCAAGCGCTGATCAGCGGTTATGCTTCCGAAGTTTCTCTATTACCCGAAGAGAAGGACATGATTCCGTCTCTTGTGCTTCTTCGCAGAGTAGATGTGGTCATGCATTTTTTGGCTCGGTATCATAAAGGAATTGATCCAGCAGATATCGTTCGCGATCAGCTGCAGAAGTTAATAAGCTGTGTAAGGTGGCTTGCGTTACATCAGACTAGAGTAAGACAATGGCTATAA
- a CDS encoding tetratricopeptide repeat protein, with amino-acid sequence MSKFLLFGLLFYIIGNPFIAIIVLFLIFYLLDRRFVGVFPSITKPVKRMRSISKNRQQIALNPNDVTSKFDLARLLIERKKYREAQQLLLSIESSYDHSAEYWDMVGTTEIHQGQLEQGEQHILHAAKLNPKVKYGQPYLRLASAYKDKDQAKALQYVEKFQDIQSSSSESFYYLGLVYGKLGQKDEAKEAYRQSIDVYRSLPKYKKRQERRWAVRSFFRKLI; translated from the coding sequence ATGAGTAAGTTTTTACTATTTGGTTTGCTTTTCTATATCATTGGTAATCCGTTTATTGCTATTATTGTACTGTTTCTTATTTTTTATCTTCTCGATCGGCGTTTTGTCGGTGTATTTCCAAGCATCACAAAACCTGTTAAACGGATGCGAAGCATCTCCAAAAATCGTCAGCAAATTGCGCTGAATCCAAATGACGTTACCTCTAAATTTGACTTAGCAAGACTCCTGATTGAACGCAAAAAGTATAGGGAAGCTCAGCAGCTACTGCTATCGATTGAGTCTTCTTATGATCACTCAGCAGAATATTGGGATATGGTCGGAACGACAGAAATCCACCAAGGGCAGCTTGAACAAGGGGAACAACATATCCTGCACGCAGCAAAACTGAATCCAAAAGTAAAATACGGCCAACCTTACCTTCGCCTCGCTTCCGCTTACAAGGATAAGGATCAGGCTAAGGCACTTCAATATGTAGAGAAATTTCAAGACATCCAGTCTTCCTCCAGTGAATCTTTCTATTACCTCGGACTTGTCTACGGAAAGCTCGGCCAAAAGGATGAGGCAAAAGAAGCCTACCGTCAGTCCATTGACGTATACCGCTCTCTGCCTAAATATAAAAAGCGGCAAGAGCGCCGCTGGGCTGTCCGCAGTTTTTTTCGGAAATTAATATAA
- a CDS encoding HD domain-containing protein, whose product MSEKIRQQIEFVREIDKLKHVFRQSYLMNQERHENDAEHSWHIAVMALLLKEHSDEDLDMTKVLHLLLIHDLVEIDAGDTFAYDVKGYEDKWDRELAAAKRIYGLLPEEQKEEWMNLWLEFEEGLTKEAKYAAAMDRLQPVLHNFYTEGKAWRANQVSAVSVRKRLAVLKEVSPALDTYANELINEAVEKGYLLP is encoded by the coding sequence ATGTCAGAGAAAATCAGACAACAAATTGAGTTTGTTCGCGAAATTGATAAATTGAAGCACGTATTTCGGCAGTCTTATCTAATGAATCAAGAAAGACACGAGAATGATGCGGAACATAGTTGGCATATTGCTGTTATGGCCTTGTTGCTGAAAGAACATAGTGATGAGGATTTAGATATGACAAAAGTGCTGCACCTGCTTCTCATTCATGATCTGGTAGAAATCGATGCGGGAGATACGTTCGCTTACGATGTCAAAGGATATGAAGACAAATGGGATAGAGAACTTGCGGCAGCAAAACGAATCTATGGGCTGCTTCCGGAAGAACAAAAAGAGGAATGGATGAACTTGTGGTTAGAATTTGAAGAAGGCCTGACAAAAGAGGCGAAGTATGCGGCGGCGATGGATCGTCTGCAGCCGGTCCTTCACAATTTTTATACCGAAGGCAAAGCATGGAGAGCTAATCAAGTATCTGCTGTGTCGGTTAGAAAAAGGCTGGCGGTGTTAAAAGAGGTGTCTCCTGCTCTAGACACATATGCTAATGAACTGATTAATGAAGCGGTAGAGAAGGGTTACCTGTTACCGTGA
- a CDS encoding AraC family transcriptional regulator: MKYELEAPVDRRLKAAIDLPFRMLYHETKLPEHELPDHFHDWHELICVHQGEGKMLIDHSIVDIKAGSLIIIPGNTLHRTFQEAENPLTSSAFYISPAVFQGMGGEAASIQQFFERSRKSRHYIQVLNHKQMEEFERWIEQIYTETVSQEHLRTYTTLLLLQLMLISLMRMTEAVKPEKTTLSGPIWMAQALKRLDEHLHQPVFLSELAKEASISTAHFSRAFKQHTGMTFTEYVAARRIILSKEKLLRTDDTMAAIAEASGFESLPHFYRLFKKHTGMTPSSYRRRMR, translated from the coding sequence ATGAAATATGAGCTTGAGGCACCCGTAGATCGGCGGCTAAAAGCAGCAATCGATCTTCCTTTTCGCATGTTATATCATGAAACCAAACTTCCTGAACATGAACTTCCTGACCATTTTCATGACTGGCATGAACTGATTTGTGTACATCAAGGAGAAGGAAAAATGTTAATTGATCACTCGATCGTCGATATTAAAGCGGGAAGTCTTATCATCATCCCTGGCAATACACTTCATCGTACCTTTCAAGAGGCAGAGAATCCGCTGACGTCTTCCGCTTTTTATATCAGTCCTGCTGTCTTTCAAGGTATGGGAGGAGAAGCCGCATCCATTCAGCAGTTTTTTGAAAGATCTCGAAAGTCACGCCATTATATCCAAGTACTGAACCACAAACAAATGGAAGAGTTCGAACGATGGATTGAACAAATTTACACGGAAACCGTAAGTCAGGAGCATCTAAGGACTTATACCACCCTCTTGTTGTTACAGCTGATGCTGATCTCTCTGATGCGGATGACGGAAGCTGTAAAACCTGAAAAAACAACGTTATCAGGGCCGATCTGGATGGCGCAAGCCCTTAAAAGGTTAGACGAGCACCTTCATCAGCCTGTGTTTCTCTCTGAACTTGCGAAGGAAGCTTCCATCTCTACTGCTCACTTTAGCCGAGCTTTTAAACAGCATACGGGGATGACGTTCACCGAATATGTTGCGGCAAGACGTATTATTCTCTCAAAAGAAAAACTGCTGCGTACCGATGATACAATGGCAGCCATTGCAGAAGCCAGCGGGTTTGAGAGTCTTCCGCATTTTTACCGATTATTTAAAAAACATACGGGAATGACTCCTTCCTCCTATCGAAGACGGATGCGCTAA